The Sporocytophaga myxococcoides genome contains the following window.
TGCTTTGAAATTAGATGTTTCAGGAGCATCATTGAGTATAATGGATCGATCTCCAAAATGTCCTAAGTTTAAAGGAATGTCACAATCTTGTCCGAAAACCTGGATGGATATCAGGCACAGTAATGAAGTTTTTAAAATGTCACGAAAAATGTTCATGGATTCTTAAATGTCTTTAGTAATAGGATATGCAAATAGGATTATGAATATAATTGAAAAACCTGAATATAGCTATCATTAATACTATAGCTTAGAACGTCGTTACAGCTATTGAGTTGACTGTCACAAGCATTTATGCTGATGGAAGAATTAAATACCTGATTTTGTGATTCTAAAACTGAAGATCATTTTATTTCTCTTGGGGCCTCACAGGTTAAAACCTTTCAGAATGAGTTAAACTTAAAAGATGCTATTTTTTTAAAGTTAGCTTTTGGAGATTAGTGTGTCTGAACTGGGATTTATGGAATTGCAAGATAGACAGGATTATCTCGGATGTTTATTCAGCAATGACTGGAAGACCGCATTGTATGCTATACAACTCAAGGAGCCTTGGTGAGTAGATATCATGCAAAGAAGATATATAGCTGGAATAAGAAAGTTTATACAATTAGCGAAAGACTACTGATTGTTCGAAAACAAATAAGTCCTGGTTGAAATCTCAATAATTCACGCGGGTAATTTGGTCAAGTAGAATTAAAATTGCTCCTTTTTATGAAAGAGTACCGATGAAATCGTTGTAGTAGTTTTGATATCTAAAATAATAGTAAAGCTATTATTGTGGGTTTTTTTTGTATTTTATTTACAAAAGTGACAGGAAATACCTGAAACCCAGTAAAAGGGAAACCTTTCTTTAAAAAGGATTTATTTTGCCTTTCAATTGAATATTCTCATCTCTGTCCAATTTTCGTACTTTGAATGGACAGTAAGTTAAAAATTATACTGGTTTTTTAAATAATACTTTTATTGATGATAGTATTACTATTTTTTTTAAAATTTTTAATTATACTTGCGTCAGTAATTTGGGGAATATAATATGAGCACCAGGATAAGAATCAAATTAAATGAAAAACTTTATTTAAGGGATCCCGAGGAAACAGAGCTCGGGAGATATATTATAAATAAAAGTATCAATATGATAGACCAGTTGGGCTTTGAGCAATTTACTTTCAAAAAATTGGCTATAGAGATTGAATCTACTGAAGCTTCGGTATACCGGTATTTCGAAAACAAACATAAGCTGTTGGCATATATTATTTCATGGTATTGGGTGTGGCTCGATTACAAGATTGCTTTTAAGACCAATAATATCAAAAGTCCTAAAGAACGATTGAAAATAATCATAAAAGTTCTTTCAGAGGCTCAGTTAGATGATCCGACAACAGATTTTGACGAAGCAGCTTTACATCGGATAGTTGTTTCTGAATCATCCAAAGCTTATCTGACAAAAGAAGTTGATTCTGCTAATAAGGATGGATTATACAGAGAGTATAAAAAATTATGCAAAAAAATAGCTGAGATAGTACTGGAGATTAATCCTACTTATAAGTTTGCTCATTCTTTGACCAGCACAGTGATGGAGGCATCACATTATCATGTTTTTTTTGCGCATCATTTGCCTTCCCTTACAGATATTAAAATTAAAGGAAACGACTACAGGGAATTGGAAGAGTACCTTGAGCATTTGGTTTTTTCAGCTATTGAAAGTCAATAATTATATGAATATTTCGGTAATCAGTGAAACGCATCAGCTTTTTTTGAAAATGAATGAAATTTCATTCAATATCAAAGAGGTGGAAAAACAACTTGGTACCCTATATTCCGAAGGTGAGATTGATCATAATAGTTATCTTGATTACCTATTCGAAACAGGTTCTTTTGTTAATCTTGCATATTTCCGCAACTGGATGAGCGAGGAAGAGGTAAGTCATTTGATAAAAACTTCAGATGTTCCTTTTCTTGTATTTAAAAAAGACGAAAAAAATAAGATTGTTCCTGCTATTCTTTACCGAAGCAACAATAGGTGCTTTATACATAACATTACTGAAAGTGGGCAACGGGAGTATGAGTTTAAGTCAGAATACCTTTCAGATTTCCTGAAAGGCCAGCAGCTTTTTAATCTGAAGGAAAATGATAACAAGATATTTGTTCTCACCTGTTTCCCTAACCAACCAATATATTCAAATGATGACAACTTCAAGCCAGGCAGCTATTATGAAAAGATTAAAACCTTTCAAAGATTACTTTTAATTTTAAAATCTGAGAAAAGGGAGATATTCTATATCTACATTTATGCCATTATTGCCGGAATAATTGGATTGTCATTGCCTCTGGGAGTGCAGAGCATTATCGGTTTTGTAAGCAGTGGACAGGTTTCAACATCAGTAATTGTATTGATATCTTTTATAATTATTGGTATAATGATCACTGGAGGTTTGCAGGTAATGCAGCTTTCATTGGTAGAGTATATACAGCAAAGGTTGTTTACAAAAACGGCATTCGAATTTGCATACAGGATTCCAAAAATCAAAATTGAATCCGTATTGAAGTATTACCCGCCTGAACTGATGAATCGTTTTTTTGACATCATTACTCTTCAGAAAGGCCTTGCCAAATTACTCCTGGAGTTTTCTGCTGCCCTTCTGCAGGTTTTATTAGGTTTGATGTTATTATCACTTTATCATTCAACTTTTATTTTCTTTGGTATTTTTCTTGTTACTATTCTGTTTTTAATAATAAGATTAACAGGCCCCAAAGGACTTAAAACAAGCCTCAAAGAGTCTAAATACAAATACATGGTTGCCAATTGGCTCGAAGAAGTTGCTAAGTCTTTAAGCACCTTTAAACAGGCAGGTTATTCCAACTTACCTTTGGAAAAAACAGACTACATTGTCAGTAATTATTTGCACGCCAGAAATAGTCATTTTAATGTTCTTATTACCCAGTACCTAAGTTTTGTTGCTTTTAAAACCCTCATTACTGGTGGCTTGTTAATTCTGGGATGTATTTTGTTAGTTGAGAAACAAATAAATATAGGTCAGTTCGTTGCATCAGAAATTATTATCATTTTAATAATGAATGCGGTAGAAAAAATAATTATGCAATTAGATACCGCATATGATGTACTTACAAGTATTGAAAAAATTGGCCATGTAATTGATCTTCCTATAGAAATTCCTAAAGGTATTAATTTAGAGCTTCCTGCTAATGCACCCGGATTGTCAATTGGTATTAAAAAATTAAAATATAAGTATCCTGCCGAACCCGAATATATATTAAAAAATATTGATCTTGAAATTAAACCTTCCGAACGCATTTGCATCTCCGGTTACAGCAGTTCAGGTAAAACTACTTTTATTAATATCATTTTAGGTTTTTTGACTTCTTATGAAGGGATAGTTACTTTAAATAATATCTCCTTGCGTAATATTAATAAAAACAGTCTTTTAAGTTTAACAGGAAACAATGCCTCTCAGGAAGATCTGTTTGATGGTACAATCCTCGAAAATATAACACTGGGCAAAAATAATATCAGACTTGAAGATGTTCAATGGGCAACTGATTGTGTTGACTTAACGGAGTTTATCCAAAGTCAGTCAGAAGGCTTTCATACCAGACTGATTAATGGAAGGCTGGGAATATCTGAAAGTGTTGCCAGAAAAATAATCATTGCGAGAAGTATTGTTTTCAAACCAAAACTTCTAATCCTGGAAGATGTATTGCTTGGGCTTGAAAAAGAAACTAAGCTGAAAATGCTTAATGTACTTTTGAGTAATCAATACAATTGGACTGTAATCATAATTTCTAATGATGAAAATATCATGAAAATGTGTGATCGTACAATTATCCTTAAAGGGGGGACAATCGTGAGTGAAGGAAGTTACGAAGAAATTAAGCAGAATATTCATTTTAAGGATCTCATATAATGTCATTATCTGATCATTTTATAGAAGAGCATAAGCATGAGTTTAAAAAACTCTATTCTATAGAACTTGCTAAAACACCCAATCTGGCTCATAAACTGGCCTGGTGGAGTGGAGGTATCTTTCTTCTTGTAATAATCGCTACGTTTTTGCCGTGGACACAGAATATTCATTCCTATGGAAAACTTACTTCATTAAATCCCGGAGATCGTCCACAAACCATTAATTCTACTATTGCAGGTCGTATCGAAAAATGGTACGTAGTTGAAGGACAAAGAGTGACCAAAGGTGATACCATCATCCGTTTATCTGAAATTAAAGAAAAATACTTCGATCCAAACCAACTGGAGCGAATGAATGAGCAGATAAAATCGAAACAGGAAGCATTAAATGCAACCAGAGAAAAGACTCTGTCTCTGAACAAACAGATAGAAGCTTTAAAGTCTGGTCTTGAATACAGTCTCAACAAGGCCAGAAACAAGTTAAATCAGACTCGACTCAAAGTTCAGAGTGATAGTATGGACCTGGTTGCAATTCGAATTGAAAATCAGATTGCAAAAGATCAACTGGAAAGACAACTGAAACTTTACGAGCAGGGCTTGAAATCACTTACAGAATATGAACAACGAAAACTTAAATTTCAGGAGTCTTCTGCTAAACTATTGTCTACAGAAAATAAGTTTAATGCCAGTAAAAATGAACTTGCCAATGCTTTGATAGAATTAAGTTCTCTGAAGGCTGAATACCTTGATAAAATTTCTAAAGCTGAATCTGAGCTCAATTCTACCAGGTCATATAATTTCAGCGCCGAAGCAGACATCTCTAAGATGAATAATGAGTATGATAACCTTAAAATCAGAGCAAGTTATTATTACATCACTGCTCCTCAGGATGGATTTATTGTGAAAGCATTAAAAGAAGGAATTGGTGAAACAATTAAAGAAGGGGAACCTGTCACAACCATTATGCCGCTCAATCATAATCTTGCTGTGGAATTATATGTAAAGCCTATGGATATTCCTTTATTAGAAATAGGAAGTAAAGTCAGATTGCAATTTGACGGTTGGCCGGCACTTGTATTTTCAGGTTGGCCAGATGTGGGCTTTGGTACTTTCGGTGGAAAGGTGGCTGTGATAGATAATATTGATAGTGAAGGGAAATACAGGATACTTGTAGTGCAGGATGAAACCGACAATGACTGGCCAAGTCAATTGAGAATTGGCACTGGTGCTTATGGTTGGGCGATGTTGAAAGATGTACCAATATATTATGAAATCTGGAGGCAGTTGAATGGTTTCCCACCTGATTATACTGGTGAGTTACCGAAAAAAAATAAATCCAAAATGAAAGAAATAGAAAAAGAAGAATAGTTACAAACTGGTAATGAAGAAGGTAGTTGTTTTTGTTTTGCTCCATATTGCAGTTTCTTTGAAGGCGCAAGATAACCTCAGAGTACTGTCGCTACAGGACTTTTTTGAAATAGTCATAAATAATCATCCCCTGGCTAAACAAGCAAAACTATTAGATGACAGGGCAAAACAAGAACTAAGAATTGCAAAAGGCTTACTCGATCCAACATTAAACTCTAAATTTTACAATAAGCAATTTCAGTCTAGTGATTACTATACCCTTTTTGATGGATTTTTGCGAATACCAACCTGGTATGGCATAGATTTCAAAGCCGGTTATGAACGCAATAATGGACCCTATTTAAACCCTGAGAATAGAACTCCTGATGCTGGGCTTAGTTATTTGGGTGTTTCTGTGCCTCTCGGACAGGGACTTTTAATAGATGAACGCCGTTCACAAATTAGACAAGCCCACCAACTCTCCACTATTGCTGAGGCTGAAAGGATAAAAATTATAAATAAACTTCTGCTGCAGACTGCCAAAGACTATTGGGACTGGATGTATAATTTCAAAAAGCTGAAATTATATGAAGAGGGTTTGCAACTCGCATCTTTGCGCTATAACGCAGTAACTGAAAGAGTAAGATTAGGAGACCTGTCTGCTATTGATACTGTGGAAGCTCTTATACAGGTGCAAAACTTCCAGATCCTTTATGCTCAATCTAAACTGGAGTTTTCCAACTCTTCTTTGATTCTCTCTAATCATTTATGGGGTGGCGACAATGTTCCACTTGAAGTTACTGATAAGTTAATACCTTCTGAAGCTGGTTCTGAAATTACACCTCTTCCTCAAGATTCGGTCAATAATTTAATAACTGCTGCACTTACAAATCATCCTGAGATAAGAAAATTGAATTCTAAGCTAATACAACTATCTGTTGAAAAACGCTTTATCGCTGATAAATTCAAGCCTAAGTTGAATCTTGAATATAATTTCCTCCAGAGTAGTTTTTTAAGGGAGGATGTTTTTTATGCTT
Protein-coding sequences here:
- a CDS encoding TolC family protein, translating into MKKVVVFVLLHIAVSLKAQDNLRVLSLQDFFEIVINNHPLAKQAKLLDDRAKQELRIAKGLLDPTLNSKFYNKQFQSSDYYTLFDGFLRIPTWYGIDFKAGYERNNGPYLNPENRTPDAGLSYLGVSVPLGQGLLIDERRSQIRQAHQLSTIAEAERIKIINKLLLQTAKDYWDWMYNFKKLKLYEEGLQLASLRYNAVTERVRLGDLSAIDTVEALIQVQNFQILYAQSKLEFSNSSLILSNHLWGGDNVPLEVTDKLIPSEAGSEITPLPQDSVNNLITAALTNHPEIRKLNSKLIQLSVEKRFIADKFKPKLNLEYNFLQSSFLREDVFYASDFTNNYKIGASFSYPLFLRNERGKLQSTRLKIKETDYELQQTNREIENSIKQSANDWIALSRQIELQESLVRNADALKTGEIIRFENGESSIFLVNSRESSLISNKVKLYDLIAKYAKSKTTLLWAAGNVTF
- a CDS encoding TetR/AcrR family transcriptional regulator, which produces MSTRIRIKLNEKLYLRDPEETELGRYIINKSINMIDQLGFEQFTFKKLAIEIESTEASVYRYFENKHKLLAYIISWYWVWLDYKIAFKTNNIKSPKERLKIIIKVLSEAQLDDPTTDFDEAALHRIVVSESSKAYLTKEVDSANKDGLYREYKKLCKKIAEIVLEINPTYKFAHSLTSTVMEASHYHVFFAHHLPSLTDIKIKGNDYRELEEYLEHLVFSAIESQ
- a CDS encoding peptidase domain-containing ABC transporter; translated protein: MNISVISETHQLFLKMNEISFNIKEVEKQLGTLYSEGEIDHNSYLDYLFETGSFVNLAYFRNWMSEEEVSHLIKTSDVPFLVFKKDEKNKIVPAILYRSNNRCFIHNITESGQREYEFKSEYLSDFLKGQQLFNLKENDNKIFVLTCFPNQPIYSNDDNFKPGSYYEKIKTFQRLLLILKSEKREIFYIYIYAIIAGIIGLSLPLGVQSIIGFVSSGQVSTSVIVLISFIIIGIMITGGLQVMQLSLVEYIQQRLFTKTAFEFAYRIPKIKIESVLKYYPPELMNRFFDIITLQKGLAKLLLEFSAALLQVLLGLMLLSLYHSTFIFFGIFLVTILFLIIRLTGPKGLKTSLKESKYKYMVANWLEEVAKSLSTFKQAGYSNLPLEKTDYIVSNYLHARNSHFNVLITQYLSFVAFKTLITGGLLILGCILLVEKQINIGQFVASEIIIILIMNAVEKIIMQLDTAYDVLTSIEKIGHVIDLPIEIPKGINLELPANAPGLSIGIKKLKYKYPAEPEYILKNIDLEIKPSERICISGYSSSGKTTFINIILGFLTSYEGIVTLNNISLRNINKNSLLSLTGNNASQEDLFDGTILENITLGKNNIRLEDVQWATDCVDLTEFIQSQSEGFHTRLINGRLGISESVARKIIIARSIVFKPKLLILEDVLLGLEKETKLKMLNVLLSNQYNWTVIIISNDENIMKMCDRTIILKGGTIVSEGSYEEIKQNIHFKDLI
- a CDS encoding HlyD family secretion protein, translating into MSLSDHFIEEHKHEFKKLYSIELAKTPNLAHKLAWWSGGIFLLVIIATFLPWTQNIHSYGKLTSLNPGDRPQTINSTIAGRIEKWYVVEGQRVTKGDTIIRLSEIKEKYFDPNQLERMNEQIKSKQEALNATREKTLSLNKQIEALKSGLEYSLNKARNKLNQTRLKVQSDSMDLVAIRIENQIAKDQLERQLKLYEQGLKSLTEYEQRKLKFQESSAKLLSTENKFNASKNELANALIELSSLKAEYLDKISKAESELNSTRSYNFSAEADISKMNNEYDNLKIRASYYYITAPQDGFIVKALKEGIGETIKEGEPVTTIMPLNHNLAVELYVKPMDIPLLEIGSKVRLQFDGWPALVFSGWPDVGFGTFGGKVAVIDNIDSEGKYRILVVQDETDNDWPSQLRIGTGAYGWAMLKDVPIYYEIWRQLNGFPPDYTGELPKKNKSKMKEIEKEE